The Streptomyces sp. NBC_01276 genome contains the following window.
AGTAGCCGTCGCCGAGGCCCTGCATGAGGGCGGAGGCGCCGAGGCGGTTGGCCCCGTGGTCGGAGAAGTTGGCCTCGCCGATCGCGAACAGGCCGGGGACGGTGGTCTGGAGGTCGTAGTCGACCCACAGTCCGCCCATCGTGTAGTGCACGGCGGGGTAGATCCGCATCGGGACCTCGTACGGGTTCTCGGCGGTGATCCGCTCGTACATGTCGAAGAGGTTGCCGTACTTCTCGGCGACCTTGTCGCGGCCCATGCGGCGGATGGCGTCGGCGAAGTCGAGGTAGACGCCCTGCCCGCCGGGGCCGACGCCGCGGCCCTCGTCGCAGACGTTCTTCGCGGCGCGGGAGGCGATGTCGCGGGGCACGAGGTTGCCGAAGGAGGGGTAGATCCGCTCCAGGTAGTAGTCGCGCTCCGCTTCGGGGATCTCGGCGGCGGGGCGGGTGTCGCCCTTGGCCCTGGGAACCCAGATGCGGCCGTCGTTGCGGAGGGACTCGCTCATCAGGGTGAGCTTGGACTGGTGGTCGCCGGTGCGCGGGATGCAGGTGGGGTGGATCTGGGTGAAGCACGGATTGGCGAAGTACGCCCCGCGCCGGTGCGCCCGCCAGACGGCGGTCGCGTTGGAGTTCATGGCGTTGGTGGAGAGGTAGAAGACGTTGCCGTACCCGCCGCTGGCCAGCACCACGGCGTCGGCGTAGTGGGTGGAGATCCTTCCGGTGACCAGGTCGCGGACGACGATGCCGCGGGCGACTCCGTCGACGGTGATCAGGTCGAGCATCTCGGTGCGGGCGTGCATCTCGACGTTCCCGGCGGCGATCTGCCGCGACAGCGCCTGGTAGGCGCCGAGCAGCAGCTGCTGACCGGTCTGGCCGCGGGCGTAGAAGGTGCGGGAGACCTGGACGCCGCCGAAGGAGCGGGTGTCGAGGAGGCCGCCGTACTCGCGGGCGAAGGGAACGCCCTGGGCCACGCACTGGTCGATGATCTCGACGGAGATCTGGGCGAGGCGGTGGACGTTGGACTCGCGGGCGCGGAAGTCCCCGCCCTTGACGGTGTCGTAGAAGAGGCGGTGGACGGAGTCCCCGTCGTTGCGGTAGTTCTTCGCGGCGTTGATGCCGCCCTGCGCGGCGATCGAGTGCGCGCGGCGCGGGGAGTCCGAGAAGCAGAACTGGACGACGTGGTAGCCCTGCTCCGCGAGGGTGGCGCCGGCCGCGCCGCCCGCCAGGCCGGTGCCGACGACGATGACGCGGTGCTTGCGGCGGTTGGCGGGGTTGACGAGCTTGGCCTCGAAGCGGCGGCGGTCCCAGCGCTCTGCGATCGGGCCTTCGGGGGCCTTGGTGTCGGCGATCGGGTCGCCGGTCGTGTATTCGGCGTAGGCAGTGTGGGCGGCGTGATCACAGTGGTCCGTGTGATCGAAGTGATCGGTGTGGTCGGTGTGGTCGGTGTTCACGGTCAGCTCACCATTCCGGTCATGACGGCGACGGGGACGGACACGAAGCCCGCGAAGAGGACGAGGGCCAGGGCGTTGGCCAGGAACTTCAGCGTCCGCTCGCGCCGGGCGCCGCCCGCGCCGAGGGTCTGGGCGGCGCTCCAGAAGCCGTGGCGGACGTGGAGGCCGAGGGCCGCCATCGCCACGATGTAGATGGTGTTCCCGTACCAGGTCGAGAAGGTGGCGAGGACGTTCTCGTAGGGGTGGCCGGCCCAGGCGCGCTCGTTGACGGTGAGGGTGGTGAGGTCGAGGAGGTGCCAGACGATGAACAGGGCGAGGATGATCCCGCCCCAGCGCATGGTGCGGGTGGCGTAGCTCGCGCGCCGGCGCTTGTGTGCGTACTTCACCGGGCGCGCCTTGATGTCACGCCGGCTGAGCTGGTAGGCGCACACGGCGTGGGCGACGACGGCGGCGACCAGGACCACGCGCACGATCCACAGGGCCCACTCGTGGTGCAGGAACGGGGAGCCGAGGGTGCGCAGCCAGTGGGCGTAGGCGTTGAACTCGTCCGCCCCGAAGAAGATCTTGAGGTTGCCGAGCATGTGCACGACGAGATAGCCGAGCATGATCAGGCCGGATACCGCCATCACGGACTTCTTGCCGACGGTGGAGTCCCAGATGGTGCGCGTGGTGGACGGCCGTCGATCCGTCCGCGTTGCCAGAGCCATGCCATCGACCGTAAGGACCAAGGTCCCGAAAGGTCCAAGACATGGTGGAGCTGATCGCGATAGGCAGTACCTATCGTAGGCGCTAGCCTGGCGGTATGCAGTTCCAGCAGCTCGTCTATTTCGTGGCCGTCGCCGAGACCCGGCACTTCACCCGCGCCGCCGAGCGTGAGCACGTGGCGCAGCCGTCGCTGTCGCAGCAGATCAAGGCGCTCGAACGGGAGCTGGGCGCCGAACTGTTCAGCCGCGCCCGGGGGAACATCACGCTCACCGACGCGGGCGAGGCGCTGCTGCCGCTGGCGCGGCGGATCCTGGCCGACGCCGACACGGCGCGGCTGGAGGTGCAGGAGCTGGCGCAGCTCCGGCGCGGCCGGGTGCGGCTGGGCGCGACGCCGAGCGTGTGCACGGGCCTGCTGCCGGCGGTGCTGCGGGCCTTCCACACGGCGCACCCGGGGATCGAGCTGCTGATCGAGGAGAGCGGTTCGCTGGACCTCGTGCGGGAACTGGCGCGGGGGGTGCTGGACCTGGCCCTGATCGCGCTGCCGCTGCCGCCCTCGGCGCCCGCGCTGACGACGGTGGAGCTGCTGACGGAGGACCTGGTGGTGGTCTCGTCGGCCGACCTCCCGCCGCCGGCGGGCGGGCGGGAACCGGCCATCGCGGACCTGCGCGACGAGCCGATGGTGATGTTCCGCCACGGCTACGACCTGCGGGACCTGACGGTGGCGGCCTGCCGGGCGGCGGGCTTCGAGCCGGTGTTCACGGTGGAGGGCGGCGAGATGGACGCGGTACTGGGCTTCGTGCGGGCGGGTCTGGGCATCGCGGTGGTTCCGGCCATGGTCGTCGACACCGCCGGCCCGGGCCTGCGCGCCACCCGGCTCGCCGGCTCGCCGCTGCGCCGCACGATCGCGCTGGCCCACCGTACCGACGTGGCACCCCCGCGCGCGGCGCGCGAACTGAAGCGCATGCTCGTCGGCTGAGCGGCCCGCGCCGGGCGCGTCCCGCACCTTCCCCGGCCCCAGACCTTCCGCGCGGCGGCGCCGTCACCACGCCGGTGCGTCGCCCCCCTCGCGCCGTGAGCGGCACGATCCCCCCGGGGGACCCCGAGGGCTCGTCCGGCGGATCACGGGCCGAGCCAGGGCCGGACCGGGGCGACGGCCGGCCGGTGCCCTCATCGTGTTGACCGCCCCCGGCAGGCAGTGCTGGAGTCGACGCGTGGACAGCATCCCCGCCAACCGGCGGCTCTGGAACCGGATCAGCAGCTCCTACCAGCACAGGCACGACCCGCGAATCGGCGCCACACCCCGGCTGTGGGGCATGTACTCCATCCCCGACGCGCACCTGCGCGCCCTGGGCGACGTCACCGGCAAGCGCGTCCTCGAACTCGGCTGCGGCGCCGGCCAGTGGTCCAGGGCGCTCGCCGCCGAGGGCGCCACCGTGGTCGGGCTCGACCTGTCCGAAGCCCAACTCGCGGCAGCGGCCGACGCGATGGGAGCGGCCCCCTACCCGCTGGTGCAAGGTGCCGCCGAACAACTCCCCTTCGCCGCCGACAGCTTCGACCTGGTGTTCTGCGACTTCGGTGGGCTCAGCTGGGCGCCCCCGCACCTGGCCGTCCCGCAGGCCGCACGCGTCTTGCGCCGAGGCGGGCGCCTGGTGTTCAACGTCGCCAGCCCATGGTTCGAAGCCTGCTACGACGAGGCCGCCGGCCGCGTGACCACGACGCTGCAGCAGGACTACTTCGGGCTGAACACCATCGCCGAAGGCGACGGCGCGACCAGCTATCAGCTCACCTACGGCGGCTGGGTCAAGGTCCTGCGCGGCGCGGGTCTCATCATCGACGACCTCATCGAGCCGCGGCCCGAACCCGGAACACGCAACGGCTACAACGAAACCGACCCCCCGGAGTGGGCACACCGCTGGCCGGCGGAACTGCTCTGGGTAACCCGCAAACCGTAAGTCCCGCCGCGCCGAGACGTGGAGGCCTCCCCCCGCCGGGCAGGCCTGGTGCCGTGTTCCTTCAAGGCAGTAGGTGAGGCACCCCTCTCCTGCCGGCCGCCGGCCGTCCTGTCCCCGCGCTCCATGGGCCGCCGCACAGCGTCAGTTCGGACGTCTGGGCGGGAGCAGCGCCCGGTCGAAGCCGTCGGCCAGCATGCCGAAGGCTTGGTTCGCCTCGGCCACGGCCGCCGGTTGGATCGCGTCGACGGTGGCGCCCGCCGCGAGGCGGCGCCAGTTCTCCCGGCCCAGCTCGTGGCGGACCGCCACCAGGTGCGTGGCGGCGAGCCGGGCGGCGAGCGGCGGCACCGACTCCGCCTCCAGGGCGGCGGCGAGCAGCTCCACCTCGCGGGCCGTGTAATGGGCGATCCGGGCCTCAAGGCTCGTGGTGGAGTAGAGCAGCCCCTGGAAGGCGAGCACGTCCGGGTGGTCGCAGAGTCCGGTGATCGGGTCGCGCCCGGCGAGGGCCGCCAGGAAGTGCGCGTGCACCGCCCCGACCGGAGTGAGGCCCGCGTCCCGGTCGCGCACGATGCGGGCCACCTCGTCCTGATGGTCGGCGAAGCGGTCGAGCACCAGGTCCTCCTTGCTCGGGAAGTACCGGAACAGGGTGGGTTTGGACACCTCGGCCGCGGCGGCGACATCGGCCACGGACACGGCGTCGAAGCCCCGCTCCAGGAAGAGTTCCAGCGCCGTGGCCGCCAGCAGGCGACGCGTACGCAGCTTTTTGCTCTCGCGCAAACCCGTCGTGTTGTCCATGCGTCCACCGTACCACAGAATCGTGACCGAGTTAATTTCGTGACCGGGTTGCATTTTCTTCCCCGAGGCGCTTCCCTTGTGTCATCGACGACGGAAGGACATCCGATGACAGACGTACTGGTCGTGGGCTCCGGCCCTACGGGACTGACCCTGGCCTGTGAACTCGCCCTGAGTGGAGCCGCCGTCCGCGTCATCGAGGGACGCGGCGCAGCGCACCGCGAGTCCCGCGGCAAGGGGCTCTGGCCGAGCAGCATGGACGTCCTCCGAGGGCTGGGCGCCGCCGAGCCCTTGACGGCCATCGGAAACAGCGAGGTGGTCCTGCGCAAATACTTCGACGGAGCACATGTCAACGACACCCCCATGCCCGGCAGCGGCCTGCTGATAGGGCAGTGGCAGATCGAAGAGGCACTGCGCGACCGCCTCGCCGACCTGGGCGTGCGGGTCGAGTACGGGGCCCGGCTCGCCGGGATCACCCAGGACGCGGCGGGGGTCCGCGCGGAGCTGGAGGACGGCGCCACGATCGGAGCCGGCTATCTCGCCGGGTGCGACGGCGGGCGCAGCACCACGCGCAAACTCCTCGGCATCCCCTTCGAAGGCAGCGGGGAGGAGGAGCCCGCGATGGTCATCGGGGACGTCCGTGCCCCCGGGCTCAGCCGGGACTTCTGGCACCAGTGGTTCACCTCGGAAGGCGGCGGGATCCTGCTCTGCCCGATGCCGGGGACGGATACCTTCCAGTTGCAGGCCGCGCCCGAGCAGGACGGGCGGGGCGGACTGCTGCCGGCGTCGCTGGAGAGCTTCCAGCGGCTCTTCGACCGGCATGCCCGGATGCCGGGGATCCGGCTCGCGGATGCCACGTGGCTCTCCTCCTGGCGGGTCAACGTCCGCATGGCCACCCGGATGCGGGAGGGCCGGGCCTTCCTCGCCGGGGACGCCGCGCACGTCCACTCCATAGCCGGCGGGCTGGGCATGAACACCGGCATCCAGGACGCGGCCGCCCTGGGCCGGACGCTGGCCGCAGCCCTCGCCGGGCAGGCCGGTGAGGAGGTGCTCGACGCGTACGGGGCGGAGCGGTTGCCGGTGGCCGCCGAGGTCCTGGCCGACACCTCGCGGCGGTACGAGCGGGTCTTGGCTGCCGTCCGGACGCCCGGCCGGGGCACGGAGGCCAGCCTGGACTGACCGGCCCGGACCGACCGGCCCGGACTTACGGGACCGGCCGCCACGGCGACGCCGGGCTCCGGGGGCTGGCTCCCGGGGCTCGGCTCCCCGAGGGCCGGCTCCGAGGTCCGGCTCCCCGAGGGCCGGCTCTCCCGCCGTGGGCCCTGTGGGCGTCAGGAGGGTGTGGGCACGGCGTCCGAGAGGGAGAGGGCGTGGATGCGGTCCGGGGCTCCGGGGCGGGCGTAGTACCAGCCCTGGGCGGTGTCGCAGCCGAGGGCGCGGAGCTGGGCCGCCTGGGCACCGGTCTCCACTCCCTCGACCGTCACAGCGAGTTCGAGGCTGTGGGCCAGGGCTACGATGCCCTCCACGATCTTGACGTCGACGGGGTTGGCCGGCTGCTGCTGCATCCCCTGGGTGAAGGATCGGTCCAGCTTCAGGACGCTGACCGGGAGGCGGCGCAGGTTGGCCAGGTTCGAGTAGCCGGTGCCGAAATCGTCGAGGGCGATGTCCACGCCGAGGGCGGCGAGTCGGCGCAGCGGCTCCAGGAGTTCGTCATCGGCTCCGATCAGCGCCGATTCGGTGACCTCCAGGCACAGGGAGCCCGGGGCCAGGCCGGAGCTCTCCAGCACGCGCACGGTGTCGGCGACCAGGCCCGGGTGGTGGAGCTGGGTCGGCGAGAGGTTGACGTTGACGCGCAGGGTCGCCCCGCCGTGCTGGCGCTGCCAGTTGCGGGCCTGGCGGACCGATTCCTCCAGGACCCAGCGGCCGAGCGGCACGATCAGTCCGGTCCGCTCCGCGAGCGGGATGAAGCGGTCCGGGCCGAGGACCCCGTACTGCGGGTGCGACCAGCGCACCAGCGCTTCGGCGCCGTGCACGCTGCCGTCGTGCATGTGCACCAGCGGCTGGTACTCGATGAAGAACTCGCCGCGTTCCAGCGCGGCCGGCAGGGCGTTGGTCAGTCCGTGCCGGGTGATGGCGCGGGCGTCGGCCTCCGCGTCGGCGAACTCGAAGCGGTTGCCCCCGGCCGCCTTGGCCCGGTACATGGTGATGTCGGCGCTGCGCAGCACTTCCGCCGCGGTGCGTTCGCCCGCCCGGCCCTCCACGATGCCGATGCTGCCGCGCACCGTGAGCTCCCGGCCCTCCAGCCGGATGGGGGTGGACAGTGCGGAGAGGATCCGGACCGCCAGGTCCGTCACCTTCTCCTCGCTGTCGGCGGCGGGCCCGGTGGTCAGGGCGACGAACTCGTCGCCGCCCAGGCGCGCGACCACCTCGCCCGGTCCGGTCGCGCAGCTCTGGAGCCGGTCGGCCACCTCCACCAGCAGCCGGTCGCCCGCGGAGTGGCCGAGGCTGTCGTTGACCGCCTTGAACCCGTCGAGATCGAGGTAGCACAGGCCGAAGCGGGTGGTGGGCGCTCCGCCGAGGGCCTTCTCCAGCCGCTCGAAGAACAGCGTGCGGTTGGGCAGCCCGGTGAGCGCGTCGTGGGTGGCCTCGTAGCGCAGGCGCAGGTTGAGCAGGCGGCGTTCGGTGGTGTCCTCCATCAGGGCCAGCTGGTACTGGGGGACGCCGTCGGCGTCGCGCAGCAGCGACACCGTCAGGTTGGTCCACAGGACGGTCCCGTCGTGCCGGTAGTAGGGCTTCTCCACCCGGTAGTGCTCGCGCTCCCCGCGCACCAGTTCCCCGTACATCCGCCAGACGTGCGGGGTGTCGTCGGGGTGCCCCCATTCACTGACGTTGCGGCCCCGGACGTGGCCTTCGAGGCCGCCGAACATCTGGAGCAGGGTGTCGTTGACCTCCAGCACGTTGCCCTGCAGGTCGGCGATGCCGATCCCGACGGCCGCGCCCTCGAAGACCGCCCGGAAGCGTTCCTCGCTCGCGTGCAGGGCCTGCTGTGCGTCGATGCGGGCCGTCAGGGCGGAGCGGGCGATGGCCTCCTGCTCCCGCAGCGTCCGTTCGCGCAGGGCCCGGGCGAAACCGGCAGCGATGCCGTGCTGGAGCCGCGCGCAGCGGGAACGGTACTCCTCGGTCCCCTCGGTCCCGGAACCGTCCGGCCCGCAGTAGAGGACCAGGTAGGACTCGACCACGCCCAGGGTGCCGGCGAGCGCCTCGGGGTCGGTGCAGTGCACGGCGACCAGTTCGGCGCCGACGCGCTGGGCGACACCGGCGTCGAAGGGCCGGGCGTGGAGGGCCTCGGTGAGGGTCCGGGTCAGGGGTACGAGGTGCCGTTCGAACTCGGGCCGGGTCAGCGAGGTGGCCGTGACGGGGAAGATGGCCCGTCCCCAGATCGTCGCGAAACGCCCGATCCGGTCCTCAAGGCCGCTGCGCAGCTCGCGCAGCGGCGCCCGGCCCGAGTGCGGGCCGGGCGTTTCGAGGGGTGCCTGCGGGTCCTGCGGGTCCTGCGGGGACGTCGCCCGGCCGATGTCCGCCGCGCGGGACGGACTCGGGGTGGCGGGTGGCGGGGTCGGAGCGGGGAATCTCACGCCTTGCGTCCCACGCCGCCGTAGCCCGAGAAGGCGTACGGGTCCTCCGGAGCCTCGCCCTCCGCGAGCGGACCGGTGCGGTCCGGACGCCAGTCGGGCATCGACACCAGGCCCGGCTCCAGCAGTTCGAAGCCGTCGAAGAAGCCGCTGATGGCGTCGTGGTTCCGCATGACCAGCGGGTTGCGGATGTCGCGGTAGACGCCGACCGTGCCGGACGCGACCTCCTCGGCGAGCGGAATGCCCTCGTAGGAGGCGTGGGTGAGGATCAGCAGGCTGCCGGGGGCCAGCGCTTCGCGCAGCTGCGCGACGGCGGCGTAGGGCTCGTCGGTGTCCTCCAGGAAGTGCAGGACGGCGACCAGCAGCAGCGCGACGGGCCGGTCGAGGTCCAGCAGCCGTTCGGTTTCGGGGGCGGACAGGATGTCCTGCGGCTTGCGCAGGTCGGCGGCGACGACGCCGGAGCGCTCGTCACCGGCCAGGACGGCCTGGCTGTGCGCCACGGCCACCGGGTCGTGGTCGACGTAGACCACGTGGGCCTCGGGGCTCGCGGCGTGGGCGACCTCGTGGACGTTGCCGAAGGTCGGGATGCCGGAGCCGATGTCGAGGAACTGCGTGATGCCCTCGGCGACCGCGTGGCGGACGGCGCGGCGCATGAATGCCCGGTTGGCCTGCATGATCTTGGGGAGCCCCGGCATGAATTCCATGGCCCGGCGGGCCGCCTGGCGGTCGACCTCGAAATTGTGGGAGCCGCCCAGGTAGTAATCGTAGATGCGGGACACGCTCGGCACCGATATGTCGATGCCTGGCGGGGCCCAGGCGGGGCGTTCCATCGGGGTCTCCAAGCCGTCGTCGTGCCGGTCCGTCCGGGGGGTGGGACGGGGGTCGGACTCCTGTCCGAGCCGAATGTACTGATCATTTGCCAACGGAGCGAGTGAAAGCGGAAATTGGCGGTCCGTTCTTGGTCACACACCAAAGGCACGTGCAGGTCCGGACAGCCGTGGCGAAGAAACCGACAAATACCTTTTGAGATTTGACCGGAGGGCGATCCGAGGCGCTCCGGAGCTGGCTCAAACCTCTACGGTGCCAACTCCGCCCGTTCAGGCGAACCGGTTCCGTGCCCCGCGCGCGCGGGCGCGCGCGGCCGCATGCTCCCCGGGTGAACAGAGCCTGTGCCAGGCGCTTGCTGGCGGTTCCGGTCCTGCTGTGGGCGGCGCTGTCCGCCTCACCGGCCGTGGCCGATAGCTGTGCTTACGCGACGATCGACGCCGGGGACGGCCGGACCGTCCTGGAGGCGTTCGCTGCCGCCGGCGGCGGCGCGGACGGCGCCGGCCGGGGTGGCGGACATCACCACGGCGGAGGGCACGGCGGCGGCCACCACTGCCCGCCGCCGCCTCCCCCGCCCTGCCCGCCGAAGCCGACCCCCACCCCGACGCCCACGCCGACGCCGCCACCGCCGAAGCCGACCCCGACGCCCACCCCGACGCCGCCTCCCCCGCCACCACCGAAGCCGAAGCCCGCCCCGCCACCGCCCGCGCCGCCCCGGCCGGCCCCCGTACCCGTTCCCGCACCGCCCCCGCCGCCGCCCCGGGTGTACCGGGCTCCCGCACCGGCCCCGCCGGCCCCCCGGCCGACGCCCACCCCCACCGCGACGCCGTCGCCCGCGCCGAAGAAGCACGTGGCCCGCCCCGCGTACCGGTCCACCGTCCGCAAGCCGGCCGAGCACCACATCTCGCCGGTGACCTTCACCCTCATGACCGCGGCCCCCGCCGTGCTCGCGATCGTCGCGCTGCGCCCGCGCTAGGCCGTCCCCCTCCGGACCGCGCACGAACCGACCGCACAGCGCGATCCGCCGATTCACCGAACGGGAGTCATCTTGTCGGAATGGCTCGTCCTGTCCCTCGCGATGGCAGCGGCATGCGCCGTGGTCCTGGCCATCGTCTTCTTCCAGCACCGCAGGATCGGCGAGGACGACGATCCCAACGAGACCCCGGACGTCATCGAGTACATGACGATGATGATCGGAGTGATCTACGCGATCGTGCTGGGCCTGGCGATCGCGGGCGTCTGGGAGGGCCGCGGGGCCGCCCAGGAGTACGTGCGCCAGGAGGCCCAGGCCCTGCACGAGATCAGCGTCCGCGCCCAGGTCTACCCGGAGCCGGTGCGCAAGAAGATCCGCGCCGACGTCGACGCGTACGTGACGTACGTGGTCGACACCGAATGGCAGCGGATGGCCGACCACGGCACCCTCACCGACCGGAGCGGCGAACTGCTCGAACGCGTGCGCCGGGACGTGACGGACTACGAACCGCAGACCGACCACGAGGGACAGGCGTACCAGCCCCTGGTGGACCAGGTGGGGGCGGTCGACGACGCCCGCAACGCACGCGGCCAGAGTGCCGGGGCCACCATGCCGGGAGTGGTCTGGTTCGGACTGATCGCCGGGGCCCTGGTGACGGTCGGACTGATCTTCACCCTCCAGATCCGCCGTTCCTTCCGCGAGTTGCTGCTGGCGGGCCTGTTCAGCGCGCTGATCGCCTTCCTGCTCTTCCTGATCTGGGACTTCGACGCCCCCTTCGGCCGGGGGATCGCCGCCACCGCCGAACCCTTCTTCGCACAGTTCCCGCACCTGGGGCTGAAGAACTAGGCGCACCCGCCGGGCCGGCCCGGCGCGGGCCCACCGCGGCCACCCGCCGGGCCGAACCGGGGGCGGCACTCCCGTCCCCGGTTCGGCCTACGGCCGTGCCCCATTCGCCCGTTCCTGATCGCGGGTCACCGGGCCCGCACCTAGCGTGGCGGACATCGAGGTGCACGACCCCCCACGTGCGGAAACGCTGCGCGACTGCTCCTCGGGGAATCCGGAGGACCGCCATGGGCGCGATACGCAGCTCCGCCATCGCCCTGCTGAGCGCCGGCGCCACAGGGGCCGTACTCGCGCTCTGCGCATCCGGCGCGCCCGCCGCCCTCGCGGCCGAGGCGGCGCCCGTCACCTCCTTCGGCTTCGCCATCACCCCGTCGACGGTCGCGCCCGGCGGGCAGGCGGTGCTCTCCGTCAGCGGCTGCGGTGCCGCGTACGCCACCGCCTCCTCCGGGGTCTTCGACACCGTGAGCATCGCGCGGGGGCAGACCGCCCGGATCACGGTGGACCGTGACGCCAGGCGCGGAGCCCTGTACTCCGTCTCCTTCACCTGCAACGGGGAGACCGGCTCCGCGGACCTCGTCATCGCCGGGGGCACGTCGAAGCCCACCACCAGCTCCACCAGCGGCCCGCGGCCCAGCCCGAGTACGCGCACCACCACCGCCCCGGCGCCCACGCCCTCGCGCCCCGCGGCCGCCGTCGCCCCGCGCGTCACCGTCGTTCCCCCGGCCCCTCGCACCACGAAGGCCACCGCCCCGCGCGGTGTCACCACCACCGCCGCCTCGCTCGGAGTGCGCGGCGGGCTCGGCGGCAGCGTGGCCGGCTCGGATCCCCTGGAACTCGGCGCGGGAGCCGTGCTGTTCCTCGCCGCTGCGGGCGGGGTGGCGTACGCCCTGCGCCGACGCGGCACCGCGCGCCACCACTGACCCTCCCGAAGGGCCCGGCAGCCCCGGCGACCGCCGGCCGCCTCGGGTCCTGAGCGGGACCCGGGGCGACCGGCGGTCGACCGGCCAGGCGCACGTACCGGCCAGGCGCACGTACCGGTCCGGCGGACGTCAGGGCCGGCGGACGTCAGGGCCGGCGGACGTCAGGGCCGGCGGACGTCAGGGCCGGCGGACGTCAGGCCCGCGAGCCGACCGGCTGGCGGCGCCGGATCACGTGCACGCCCGCGCCGAGCGCCGCGACCCCGACGAGACCCGCGCCGATGGCCGTCTCGGCGGTGGACGGGCCGAAGGAGCCGCCGATGCCGCCCTGCGCTCCGTTGCCCTCAAGGATCGTGAAGCGGTGCGTGGCGACCAGGCTGTTGTCGTGGCACTTGACCGAGAGGGTGTGGTGTCCGGGCGAGGCGTGGTTGAAGATCCGGACGGTGGCGAAGCCGATGGAGCCGGCCGACAGGTTGGTCTGCGGAAAGTTGCCGTGCGACCAGACCGTACCGCCGTGGCCACAGCCGGCCGCGCTGACCTGCATCGAGGCGCCCTGGTGTACGGAGTACGGGTTGACCGTCACGTTGCTGGGCCCGTTCCCGCTACCCTGCGGGGAGTTCGCGCTGGCGAACGTGGCACTGAGCCCGATCGCGGCACAGGCGGCCGCGGTCACGGTGAGAGCGCGGAAAGCACGCATGGTGGAACCTCCAACGGGAAGCGCCCCGGGAGCGGTGGCCCGGGCAGATCGACGAGAACGCCTCCCATCACGAACCCTCGGGGCGGCACGCAACCAGCGCATTTCCGCCTTTGGGCCGCCCGGTTGAGCGACACGCCGAAGCGCGGTCCGATCATCTGACGGATCCGCAGGTCACGAGCCGTCAGGCATTTATGTGACGATTACCTGGATGGGCGCACCCCTTACGGCCGCACCACCCGTTCGCCCCTCCCCGATCGCCGTCTCGCCGACGTGGCCTTAGCGTGCGGGAAGAAGGGCGTACCGGGGAGGGACTGGAACGCGGGTCGGGACCCCCGCGTCGGGAAGGGAGAGCCATGACCGAGGACGAGAGCGAGCAGAGACCGAGAAGGCGCTCCCCCTGGGGCGTACTCGCGCTG
Protein-coding sequences here:
- a CDS encoding SAM-dependent methyltransferase, encoding MERPAWAPPGIDISVPSVSRIYDYYLGGSHNFEVDRQAARRAMEFMPGLPKIMQANRAFMRRAVRHAVAEGITQFLDIGSGIPTFGNVHEVAHAASPEAHVVYVDHDPVAVAHSQAVLAGDERSGVVAADLRKPQDILSAPETERLLDLDRPVALLLVAVLHFLEDTDEPYAAVAQLREALAPGSLLILTHASYEGIPLAEEVASGTVGVYRDIRNPLVMRNHDAISGFFDGFELLEPGLVSMPDWRPDRTGPLAEGEAPEDPYAFSGYGGVGRKA
- a CDS encoding putative bifunctional diguanylate cyclase/phosphodiesterase; the encoded protein is MRELRSGLEDRIGRFATIWGRAIFPVTATSLTRPEFERHLVPLTRTLTEALHARPFDAGVAQRVGAELVAVHCTDPEALAGTLGVVESYLVLYCGPDGSGTEGTEEYRSRCARLQHGIAAGFARALRERTLREQEAIARSALTARIDAQQALHASEERFRAVFEGAAVGIGIADLQGNVLEVNDTLLQMFGGLEGHVRGRNVSEWGHPDDTPHVWRMYGELVRGEREHYRVEKPYYRHDGTVLWTNLTVSLLRDADGVPQYQLALMEDTTERRLLNLRLRYEATHDALTGLPNRTLFFERLEKALGGAPTTRFGLCYLDLDGFKAVNDSLGHSAGDRLLVEVADRLQSCATGPGEVVARLGGDEFVALTTGPAADSEEKVTDLAVRILSALSTPIRLEGRELTVRGSIGIVEGRAGERTAAEVLRSADITMYRAKAAGGNRFEFADAEADARAITRHGLTNALPAALERGEFFIEYQPLVHMHDGSVHGAEALVRWSHPQYGVLGPDRFIPLAERTGLIVPLGRWVLEESVRQARNWQRQHGGATLRVNVNLSPTQLHHPGLVADTVRVLESSGLAPGSLCLEVTESALIGADDELLEPLRRLAALGVDIALDDFGTGYSNLANLRRLPVSVLKLDRSFTQGMQQQPANPVDVKIVEGIVALAHSLELAVTVEGVETGAQAAQLRALGCDTAQGWYYARPGAPDRIHALSLSDAVPTPS